Below is a window of Pochonia chlamydosporia 170 chromosome 7, whole genome shotgun sequence DNA.
CACTTACCCTGTACCTACTGGCCCATCTGTGAGCTATTTTCACAGGTGAATCTAGGTTTCAAAACTCAACGTGGCATTAGACCAATGTTTTTCCATTTCAACTTACACTCTATTGGCTAGTAGAACTATGACAGATTATATACGTAGCTGGAGGGATAGGTTCCGCGTCCAGAGACAACCAACGTAGATAGTGGTCAGTGCTGTAGTTGGAGATCCGCACTTTAACGGCATGATTTGGCGATCATCTTGATCTACTGGTTTTCAGAGTACGGATTTCTCTGCACTGTATGGTATGGAATAGATGGCTTTGCATATGCAGTTGTGCTTGAACGGACATTGAGGGGACATAGGGTTACTTCAATACTGGGTAGATTTGGATGGTTGACTCCCCAGCCAGATCGTGGGTTTACATCAATCAAAACAGCTAGGGCAGGATGTTTCATCTGAGCATCAAAGCCACGAGGCAAATCCGATAATTCATAGCATGGATGTTTCAACAAGAGGCCGAGTTCATCACACACCCACAGTCCGTTCGGCAACTGGCGCTTGTTATTGCGCAACAACTCCCTCATTTGCCGCAGATAATCGCAATGGACATACTGCTTAGAAATCGAGATTCGGCAGGCCAGATGGCTGCAGGCACATAACGCATGCTGTCGACGCCCCTCTCCAAGATATAACggacaaaaagaaaacttgtccttctttctttggACAGCACGGCAAGACGCTGCATGCAAAGACCGGGACCGGCACCGGGGAAGTCGGGGAACCTCTGCGGGAGTGCATGTGTATGCGGTCACCCACATTGTCACATGCAGGGAGGTCCAAAGCGGACGAACAGGTGTTGGTGAGTGAATTAATGGACCGGCCTTTAATGGAAATAGGAAAGCCGGTGGAAGTAGAATGGGCGGTGATGCGGAATGCTTTGCGGCCAGCGGGATGCATCTTTTCGGACAAGactggtggttgtgtggCTGGAGGTTGTGGGATGTATTGGGCCACGACTAAGACATATACTTGATTTAGATATATCAGGATACTTGGTGGACCAATCGTGTTTTGAGTTTTGCGAGTTTGACCGAGTCGTTTTGTTATTTTCGCGTTTAATCAATGTCCAATATATCAAGGATCTCGCTGTAGTTGGGCAATATTCGCTTGTGCGATGCAGGAGGAACCCATGCCGCGGACATTCGATAGTTTTGCCCGGGTAGGACCCCCGGTGAAGGCGCTAATTTGGaccagaaaaaaaaaacgcgGTGCCCTTGACGATCCGCATGGCAAGCCTGATGGAACGGAAGCCACAGAGACGAAAGGGGATAACGATGGCCTTTTATGCCACACGGGTTTCTTCGGTGATATTGGATGGTGGCTCCTCCGTTTCAAAATGGGGGATGAGCCTTGTGAAAGGACGACCTCACTTACCCCAGAGATTTTATGGAACCTGGGCGACTTGGCCCCCTGTTTATGGAGCTATTGGCCATGCCGCGACAAACTTAAAATATGTAACAGCAGCCCCCGAGTCTGCAGCTCACCTCTACCAATGTGCCACCAGAAGGAGATGGCGTTTTGAAGCGGAATTAGACGAGGAACCGAGCCGTGAAGACGACAAGCCAGATTGGATTCGGCAGACGGTGAAGGAGACTAATGCGTGGGGGTCAGAGCGCCAGTCGTCAAAACCACATGGGAACGGGAGCGACGTCGACCATGGCCGATGGGGATGTGATGGCTCTGGCTCACGGAACACGGCTCCGTCATTTGTATTTGTTTTCGAGGTGGTCGTGGTGTACGAAGTCCTGTAGCTTCTTGTGGAGAGTGCCCAAAGCAAAGTGAAGATGGCCATTCGCTGTGGTACGGGTTGTGCTTGGGCCGCCAATCGTGGCATGAGCACCTCATTTGTGCGAACCCGTCAACATGGCATCGGCTCGGACGTAAGATctggttggcgttggcgttggagcTGTCATGTCTCGGAGATGCAGGCCCCGCTTACTCCATGCTGTCGAGCTGATCTCTATCGAAATTGTTAGCCATACACGCGATCTTCACCTCGACGTACCCACAGCGGCACAACTACCGTTTACCAGTCGTATTCGATATCCATATCCAAGATCTGCATTGAATGAATTTACCCACCCAAAAATGACTCAAATAGGTAGTCTTCTTCGACATCAGGATGCAGAAAGCCGGCGAATCGAAGGCGACGAGCAGGGAATTGGCTGTCCATAGGCCATACACCAACCAGCAGTATCTACGACCATCAACAACGACTTTGCAGAAGGTTAGTTTCTTCATAGAGCCTAGCGCTAGTGCCGCTATTACTGTATGCGGTCGAATAATTGCAAATTGTCTGTGATATTTGATATTCGGTGTAATGTGTATGTATATTGCGGCTTGTATTATCAAAGGCTGTGTGCGTAGGCGTGGATTCATCGGTGAGCAGGGGAACTGCATCagctcgtctttgccagGGCCAGGTCGTGTTTGCAAGGGTCGTTCCTAAGGTTAGTCTAAGGTGTCTGATTGAATACCTGGTTAAACCGTCACTTTGTGGTATGTTTGAGATCCTAGGTATAGGACATTAGTTCTCGATGACCGTATGAACCTCGACTCAAAACGTTGTGACTGGGTGACGATAACAGCAGATGTGCCTGCAAGAACACAGCATTATCATCAAGTAGAATGGATTTTCTTTTATAAAAATGACATTTATGAGTGACAGCAAGTGTAGCTGGATACGACAATGTAGTAAaatgcaatcaattgatactGTGGACTTGCACGTTCATGATTGTGGCATTCTGCAACAGGGCCATCAAATCTGTGACTGTTTGGATTCTCCAGACGTCTGACAAGTCCATACGCTACTTCCTTCCCAATTGGCGAGCATCGCTCTTGTCATCTCACGATTCCTCTCGCTTAGCTTGGCCATGACACTTGCCATAAGGAAGGAGCCTGACATCGTGACAGAAACGGAAGGAACTACCTCCTTCTGCCCCAAGCACAAAAACTTTCTCCCCAACAACCGAGAAAGTCTTTCGTTTTTCCTCCTTAACACACACAATCCGAGAAAATGGcaatcatctcatccatctttGGCCACTACCCATTCATCATTTCTTTTCCAATCCCGGCGCGGTCTGGGGGAATGCCATTGCTTGGGACTCAGCAGTCATCGAGGTCAAGTCCTCCGGGAGGAAGCCAAATCCCCCGAACGTGATGGTCATCATTGTCCCAAGTTGGCTCTAAATGCAGGCGGGGTGTTCAGTCCCCGTACTGTTCCCAGCAGAGCCTAGATAAGACCTCAGTCGCAAACTGGGCATGATAATGAGGGTCGAAAGACCCAATGATTTGGTCAGCGTCCAGCGCCCAGGATCAGGGTGAAATTTGTGATACATTTCTCTCCTCAACGTGATGTGTTGCGTGTGAATGTTCAGTGAGCTCAGTCGTGATGCATCATTGCCCTTGAATGAAATGTTGTGAATGTCCCATGAGATGCCAACCTCGCCCACACGTCCCCTCCACAGTCAAGCCAATTTTCACTGTCCATTTCCCATGCCCGTGAACATTGGGCGTTGAGGTAACATTGAATCCTCTTGGGTAGGTGCCCgtgtacctaggtaggtggaAGAGACTCAGAATTCAAGGACCGTCGAATTGCCCCTGTCACTTGATGACATGTATGTCAATGGAAATGTTGGCTCGGTTGCCGCATATGGAAGGATATTGAGGGTGAAGTTTGAGCTATATTTTCCCAAGTGTTTGTAGAATATTTATGCTGCGCTAAAGTCTGGGAACCTTGTTGAAGCCTGGCGCCGTGGAAGGTTTGGCCGTACGAGTTTGATTCGTagcagcaaaggcaaaccagtccagatgtctgcTTGTAACGCCAGCTGCCTGTCACCTGCCACTTGCCAGCTGCAGCTCGCAGCTGCACGACTGACACAAATCTGAACAAATTTCATTTcgcttcttcaaccttgacttTTGCaatgtcgatgttgatgctcCTCGGAAGTCTACAACAGGCAAGCGCCACAAATGCCATGCAAAAGTAACAAGGCTACCTCGAAGCTTGACATCAGCCTTCACCTCACCATGACTTCTTGGAATTGAAGACAATTTCCCTTACCATCACCTTGACCGAAGCTTACATGCATGGTATATATCTCCTGACATTTATAGGTCCCTCAACTCAGCTCCCGCAGCCATTATGTCTCCGAAGCGTCGAAACCCAACAAGGATTCTAATCCTCCTAGCTTCGACATCAGACGGGCCGCCCCATACCTATTCGAACCAAGCTTTACCCCCTCAAAATCTTCAAATGTGGTGGGCATACGTCAAACCGAACTCCCAACCGTCAAGCAAGGTCTCGTGCGTCAACGAGCAGACCAATCCAAGTCTAATTCGCCATAGACCAGGCTAAATGGGGTGTGGCCATGCTTTTACACCAACCCTTTTTGACACACAGGTGGTGTGCTCCTGAGGAACCCTCGTTGGTCCTAGTGCGCATTTATGTTTCTTCGCCAGAGAAACGAAACATTCCCGATATGACGAAAAGCGTCTTCTGCCACATGCACTTCATCCCAGTCTCTACGTGGGCAAAAGACGCACACATATGCACCCACAAAGTCTGAACCTGTGGAAACATGTTTCTGGAGGCGTTTACTTAAAAAGTGGCGCACAAACAGCTCGAACGACCCTACGCCGAATTTGTCTATCCGCGTTATCCAAGCACCCGTTCCCTCAGAGAGTACTGACAAGTGTGGTCGGGAAACCCCCATCTCATGTGCCGCCGTGGCCGCGGAGGCGGCGCCTAGGCTGATGCGGGTAGGGACGGATGATGCGCACTTGCGCAGAAAACTTTTATAGCCCCAAAAGCCAAGAGTGCTTCTGTAGTGGAGTTCTCTGTTTTTGGGTTAAGGGTGGTTTGCTGGGTTGTCGCCATGGCGTCTTGGGTCGGACGAATTTACGTGTCCGATGGGTGGTTCCTTGAGGGGGGAGCAGCAGGATGGACATGAacaggaaaaaaaaaaaacggaAATGGTTTGGGGGTTCTGTTCTTGGCCAACGAGATGTGACATCGGGGAAGCAAATTGGCGCTTTTTTGTATCCTTTGCAAGCACCCCTCCTTTTTTGTCTGTTTTGGTGCTCAGACGATATGTATGTGCTTGGTATGGGAGTAGTTGGGCTTGTTTGTTTGGTGcggcatgggatgggatgctgGTCTGCTGGGATGGCAATCCGCATTCCCCCTCTCTTGTCAacgctggactggacatggaccttgaCGCTTCACATGCTGACTGGAGTTTTGGTGATGGATCGGAGTCTCGCGGGGCCGAAAGTGGTAACATGAGCGACGGTGACGGCCCCTCCCGGCTGTCAGGTCCAAAACTGGGGTTCATGGCTCTCGCTCTCGCAAACTCTTATGGCCGGAAACCATACAGACgatgtgatgaagatgtgaTGAAAATGGATCGAGTGCATCTACTTCCGGACATCACGGGCGACAACGTACTGCTGAACCATATTGACGCAACCCCTGGCAAGTTCTTCTAGTTCATGTGTATCTTGGTGTCAAGTCATGTCTTTCGATATGTTCTACCTCGGCTACCTGACATGTTCCTCTCCTTTGTTCCTCTCGTGCTTCCCAAGAAGGAAGCAGAGTGAGAACAGAAAATGTAATATCCAAAAATCCTTGAAAATACTATAGACAGGTGAAGCAACTGCCGCCATCCGCCGTCCGCCATCTGTTAACCCCAAAGCTCCACTCCCTTCGTTTGTTTCCctgctcttcttcccgcGAGGGCAAAGTGATTCTCTGAATGTTGAGGTGGTGGTAAATCCCCTCGTGAAAATGCCGAGGGGGTTTGATACCCATGTAGAGAGAAAACAGTAGTGAAAAGTCAACATGAGTAAAAATTGCCATGAAAATATGAAAAATGGGGTGAGTACGTGGATGGATGCCTTTTGTGCTAATCAACAGGACACAACTGGATGTGGACGCGGAGCCCCTCAACACACAACTTCGGATCCCAATATTTGAGTGAAGAGTGTTCGAGGCAGCCTTTGCTTGGCAGGCTAGCATGTCTTGCGAGCAACACCAAACTACTAGCTTCGTCATTAtttccaaaaaaaaaacctcTCAGCGTGACGTACAAGAGAGCTCCGAAAATATTGATTttgcaaaaagaaacaaaagattAGAAAAGAACcgagaaaaaaaagggagGAAACAAGATGCTGAGACAGCTCGAGGCATAAAAACAGGTCGTCTCTTCATATCGGCCCTCAAAGATAATCGTGACGgcatcaccaagaccaacaaaaCATAGCAGAAGTAATTGTAAATGTCGTCAAAAATACCTAGCGCCCCAGAATATGCCTCTTTTTTTGGTTCATACGCCATTCGCCGGTTCAGGTGATGTCGTTCGTTCATTGCTGGGATGCTGCATCGTCAAGTGGAAAAATTTCGGTGGAAACACCTAACCATCAATCGCTGAAAATTAATTCCACCCCCCCTTCTGGCGCGGGCGGGTCGTGTCCTTCATGATAGAGTCTTTAATAGAAATGTGCTTTTTTGTGTGTGTTTTGCGTTTCATTACTGTATGGGGCGTTCCTTTGTTGAGGAGGGCGATTTGATGGTGGTCGGGAGGGTAGCGTCAAATTCGAGACGGAACCAAGGGGCCACGGAAAAAATGCTTGTTGACCCctcaccaaccaccaccccTCCCCAATCGCCTGCGTCCCACAACGGAGgattgaggaggaggacgaggaggataTCGTGAATGAATGAACTTATTGTGCTCATAATACAATGCACTTTTTGctcttctcgccatcctTGTTGCGCCGATATCTCGGTGCTTCTCGCTCACGCCCGCCAATGTCACCATTGCCTGTTCGTGAGCGGCCGCTCGAGCCACCCGGCGGGCGAGACGCTTGTTGCCGCTGTCGACGAAGGATCCTGACCACATCGTAGAATGCCTTTTCAACATTAATGCAGTTCTTTGCTGATGCTTCAACAAATTCGCAGCCCAGTTCTCTAGCCAGTGCGTGCCCTTCCTGTGTAGATACCTCACGCTCTGTGACTCTGTCACTCTTGTTGCCGACTAGCATGATTGGCGCTGGCATCTGAGGGCTCGCGGCAGAGAGGGGTGAGCCCGGGTACGATGGTGAAGATGCGCAAGATTCTTTTACTCGTTGAATCTGGTGGTGAAATCTCTTGATGCGGGTAAATGAGGAGCGAGAGGAAATGCTGTAGACGAGGACGAAACCTTCGCCATCGCGAATCCATTGGTCGCGCAGGGCTGTGtattcttcttgccctgcaGTGTCGAGAACTTCGAGCATGCATGGTTGGCCGTCTATGACAACCTGCTTGCGATAGGAATCTTCAATCGTCGGGTCGTACTGTTATTATACTGCATCAGCTAGCCATACTCAGGACACAGGTTTAAGCTTCCCCGCCTCCGCCT
It encodes the following:
- a CDS encoding ras-2 protein (similar to Cordyceps militaris CM01 XP_006667195.1); this encodes MAGRMVLYKLVVLGDGGVGKTALTIQLCLQHFVETYDPTIEDSYRKQVVIDGQPCMLEVLDTAGQEEYTALRDQWIRDGEGFVLVYSISSRSSFTRIKRFHHQIQRVKESCASSPSYPGSPLSAASPQMPAPIMLVGNKSDRVTEREVSTQEGHALARELGCEFVEASAKNCINVEKAFYDVVRILRRQRQQASRPPGGSSGRSRTGNGDIGGREREAPRYRRNKDGEKSKKCIVL